In the genome of Molothrus aeneus isolate 106 unplaced genomic scaffold, BPBGC_Maene_1.0 scaffold_128, whole genome shotgun sequence, the window cggccCTGGAcccgccccgctgccccccgcgccccccccaCGCCTGAAGCCCCCTCCCCATATTTAttgtgtgggtttgttttgtatagaaaaatatcaaaataaatataaaggaatttttttttttggggggggggggatttaTTTGCACCCCTCTCCCCAAATCAAGGGGgtgtcccccacccccccccccacccacTCAGCCTCGTGgttgggacccccccccaaacaaaaagggaagggggatttggggacccctccccatatTTTTACTGAATAAaggttttatataaaaaaaaggagtttggggtggtttttttttttaacactccccatttttttggggggggtggaTGCAGGTAAGATCCCCCCCCCCTCTCAAGGAagtgggacccccccaaaactaAAACCCCCTCAAAACTGGGCCCCCCCCCTCAAAACTGGAACCCACCATGGAATTAGGACCCTCCCAAAATTTGGACCCCGAAATTGGGACCTCCCCCCCAAAATTGGAACCTTCCTGACACTGGGACCCCCCCACAAAATTGGGACCCCCCCCCAGAACTggaaccccccccaaaattgggACCTTCCAGCAttgggaccccccccaaaaattggAATCCCCCCAACCCACGGAATGAAGCCATTGACCCCCAACCCCCTTTGGGGACCCTTTATTGTggggtgtcccctcccagtgtccccagtgtcccctcccagtatctcccagtatccccagtgccccccccaCCAGCGCTACCCGCTGTCGCGCCCCCCCCGGGCTGTTTAGGCCCCGTCCCTCGTCCCCTCCAACAATCCGGCCCCTTCCTCGCCCTCGGCGTCGCTGTCCGGTGCCGGCGCCGCGCCGGGGACGCCGTGGAGCTCGGCCACGTGGCGCAAGgtctgggccagcagcaggaccccCGTGACCCCCAGCAGCAGGTACGCTGTGGGGCAAGGAGGTGAGCGGCACGGTGGGGACACAGCGGGACCCAATGGAGCCCAACGGGACCTGACAGAACCCAATGGAACCCAAAGGAGCCCAACGGGACCTGACAGAACCCAATGGAACCCAAAGGAACCCAACGGAACCTGACAGGACTCAATGGAACTCCATGGGAGCCAATGGAACCCAAAGCAACCCAAAGGAACCCAACGGAAGGCAACAGGACCTGACAGAACCCAACGGAACCCAATGGAAGCCAACGGAACCCAGTGGGAGCCAACAGAACCCAAAGGAACTCAACGGGACCCAATGGAACCCAACGGGACATAACGGAACCCAACGGAAGCCAACAGGACACAATGGAAACCAAGAGAACCCAACGGAACCCAATGGGACATGACAGAACCCAATGGAAGCCAACAGGACGTGATGGAACCCAACAGAACCCAATGGGTCACAATGGGACCCAACGGAACCCAATGGGTCACAATGGGACCCAACAGAACCCAAGAGAACCCAATGGAATCCAACAGAACCCAATGGAACACAACAGGTCCCAATGAGCCatcaaaaacccaacccaaccctttcaaaacccaacccaaccttcccaaaaccccaagaacccaacccaacccatcccaaacccaacaaaacccaacccaaccttcccaaaccccaccaaaaccccaagaacccaacccaacccctcaacccttccaacccaacaCCCGCCCCACCCCTCGACTCACCGGCCACCGCCACTTGGTAGAGCTGcctcaggggctgctgtgcctgctgggcCGGCACCAGGTCACCAAACCCAACGGTGCAGAGCGAGATGACGCAGAAGTAGACGGCGTCCAGGTAGCTCCAGGTGGCCTCCAGCAGGTAGAAGGCGGTGGCCGggaggagcaccaggagcaccaGGGTGAGGGCCAGGAGGCCCAGCAGGTGCGCGCGGGCGGCGCCGCGCCGGCTGTAGCCCCACCGGGCCTGCAGGTGGGCGCGGGGACGCCGGGCCAGGGGCCCGGCCAGGTGGCGGGCGGTGGCGGCCAGCAGGAACATGGTGGCCGGGACGCCCGCGGCGGCGTAGGCGGCGCAGAAGGCTCTGCCGGCGGCCGAGAGCGGCGTCACCGAGCCGTAGCCTTGGGGGGACATCGGGAGGGTCAAGGGGGACACCTGGGTCACtatgggggggtttgggggggtcttggggtggatttggggtcttGGGGGTCTTGAGGGTCATGGGGTGGATTGGGGGTCTTGGATGTCCTGGGAGTCTT includes:
- the LOC136569564 gene encoding potassium channel subfamily K member 6-like is translated as MGRGALVLGVAYAGLVFLGVLGLWVLEGSPRTPATSGTPNGGEWDLPSALLFIVTLLTTVGYGSVTPLSAAGRAFCAAYAAAGVPATMFLLAATARHLAGPLARRPRAHLQARWGYSRRGAARAHLLGLLALTLVLLVLLPATAFYLLEATWSYLDAVYFCVISLCTVGFGDLVPAQQAQQPLRQLYQVAVAAYLLLGVTGVLLLAQTLRHVAELHGVPGAAPAPDSDAEGEEGAGLLEGTRDGA